The genomic window ACCATCATATACATCTTCTACCACTACTTTTTGTGCATATACATGTATTTCCCCTGTTTCTCTATCAATTGTTACCTTTACATTTTGTGCTGCTGTAGTTGGACTTGCATAATTTTTCTTATATGCTGCAACTAATGCATCCTCTATAGTAGTAAATATTAAATCTTCGCTAATTCCCTTATCTTTCACAATTTCTTTAAGAGCACCTATAAACTCTTGGTTCATTTTTACATCCTCCTTATTAAATTTCCCCATCTAAATTTGCTGATTTTATTTTATCTTTTGGTATTGTTACTAAATCTTTATCTTCTACAATAATTACATCTTCTTTTACTTCTTTTAGTACACCTTTTACATTTTTTCTTCCATCTAATGACTTTGTAAATCTAATTAAAACTTCTTTACCTATTTGCTTTTCAAAATGAGCATCTGTAAATAATCCTCTATTAAGACCTGGTGATGATACTTCAAGGAAATATGCTGTTGCAATAGGATCCTTTTCATCTAACACATCGCTTACTCTTCTTGATAAAGCTTCACAATCTGACAAAGCAATGCCGCCATCTTTATCTATATATATTCTTAAATAATATTCTCCATTTTCCTTAACATACTCAATATGATAAATTTCATAATTTAATTCATCGGCTATAGGTCTTACTAATTGATCGATAGTTTGTATTAAGGCATCAACTTTCATACTAATCCTCCTTTTCTATATTCAGTTTTTATTTTTTTAAAGCTTACTAAAAAACTATATTAAAAAAGCAACTAAGAGTAGTTGCATTTAAATAGAAAGAGCGGGTAATAAACATTCCCACTCCACTCTCCAGCTATTAGTAAATTACTTCTTATACAATATTATCACATATTGTAAACTAAAACAAGGGGTAAGCTGGATAAATTACAAACACACTATAATTATTACTTACCCCTTATTTCTATTTATTATACTTAAACTATATATTAAATATTTAATTAGAATAATGATAATTGATTAGTTTCTGACATTCCATCTAAACATCCATGATTAGTTAAAGTTTCTATAACAGTTTTCGAAACTTTAGATCTTAATCTTAAATCCTCTTTTGAAATAAATTCTCCATTTTTTCTTGCTTCTACTATACTCTTTGCTGCATTTTCTCCAACACCTTGAAGTGCATTTATAGGTGGTCTTATTCCATCTTTTTCGATTTTAAACTTTACTGCTTCTGATTCATATAAATCTACTTTTAAAAATTTAAAACCTCTTACATAAAGCTCATATGATAATTCTAGAACTGTAATCATACCTTTATCTTTAACTGTTATCTTTGTTCCAAGTTCATATAATTCATCTAGTCTTGCTTTAACTGCTGATGCACCCTTACATATTAGGTCTGCATCAAAATCATCAGCTCTTACAGTAAAATACGTTGCATAATAGGCTTCTGGATAATAAACTTTATAATATGCTATTCTAACTGCCATCATAACATATGCAACAGCATGCCCCTTAGGGAACATGTATTTTATTCTCTTACAAGACTCTATATACCAATCTGGAACATTATTTTCTTTCATTGTTTTTTCAAATTCCTCTGTAAGACCCTTTCCTTTTCTTACACTTTCCATAATTGTAAATGCCATTTTAGGTGGTACTCCAGCATACATTAAATAAATCATAATATCATCTCTTGTTGATATGCAATCTTTAAGTGTTGTGTAACCTTCCTTTATAAAATGTTGTGCATTATTTAACCATACATCTGTACCATGAGATAAACCAGATATTCTAACTAAATCTGCAAAACTTTTAGGTTGTGTATCTACAAGCATTCCTCTAACAAATTTAGTCCCAAACTCCGGAAGACCATAACTACCAACTTCACACCCAAGCTCCTCTTTAGTTACTCCTAATGCATCTGGAGATGTAAATAATGAAATTACCTTTTCATCATTTAATGGTATGGTCTTAGGATCTAGTCCTGTTAAATCTTGAAGCATTCTAAGTACTGTAGGATCGTCGTGACCTAGTATATCTAACTTTAAAAGTCTACCTGATATTGAATGGTAATCAAAATGTGTAGTAGTTACATCTGATGTAGGATCATCTGCTGGACGCTGTATTGGAGTGAAATTATATATTTCATTATCACTTGGAACAACCATTATTCCTCCAGGATGTTGTCCTGTAGTTCTTTTTATTCCAGTACATCCAATAGTTAACCTTTCAATTTCTGCATTAGACACTCTAATTTCTCTTTCATCCAAATATTTTCTAACATATCCGTATGCCGTTTTTTCAGCAACTGTACCTATTGTACCTGCTTTAAATACGAATCCTTTACCAAATAATACTTCTGTATATTTGTGTACTTCCCCTTGATATTCACCTGAAAAGTTAAGATCGATATCAGGTTCTTTATCTCCTTCAAAACCAAGAAAGGTTTCAAATGGTATATCATGACCATCTTTTTTATATTTAGTTCCACAATCTGGACAAACTTTGTCTGGCAAATCTGCTCCAGAGCTTACAGATCCATCTAAAAAGAACTCAGATTTTTTACAATTTGGACAAACATAATGTGGAGGAAGTCCATTAACCTCAGTAATATCTGACATAGTAGCTACAAAAGATGATCCAACTGAACCTCTTGATCCAACTAAATATCCATCTTCTAGGGATTTAGCAACTAATTTTTGTGCTATAAGATATAAAACTGCATATCCATTACTTATAATAGAATTTAATTCTTTATCAAGTCTTTTTTGAACTACTTCTGGAAGAGGATCTCCATAAATTGAATGAACCTTTTTCATAGTCATATTTCTTATATCATCATCTGCACCTTCAATTTTAGGTGGATAAGTTTCATCAGGAATTGGTTTTAAAACCTCTACAGATTCAGCAATTAATTGTGGATTTTTAACAACTACCTCTTTTGCTATTTCCTCTCCAAGATAAGAAAATTCTTTTAACATTTCCTCTGTAGTTTTTAAATATAATGGTGGCTGCTTATCAGCATCACCAAAACCCTTACCTGCCATTATTATTCTTCTAAAAGCTTCATCATGAGGTTCTAGAAAATGAACATCTCCTGTAGCAACGACAATCTTATTACATTCTTTAGCCAAATAATATATTTTTTTATTTAAATCCCTAAGTTCGTCTTCATCTTTAACTGACCCCTTTTCTATTAAAAAGCTATTATTACCTACAGGTTGAATTTCTATGTAATCATAAAAGTTCATTATTTCTTTTATTTCTTCATCTTCTTTTCCTGCTAAAACAGCTTTATATACCTCCCCTGCTTCACAAGCTGATCCTATAATAAGCCCATCCCTCATTTCCATAAGACGACTTTTTTTACTTCTAGGTCTTTTAAAGAAATTCTCAATATGAGATTCTGAAACTAATTTATATAGGTTTTTTATTCCTTCTTGTGTTTTGGCTAATACAATTATATGATTAGTATTTTCTTTTCTTATATCTATGTTACTTAAAAATTCTTTATTTAAACTTTTTAAATCACTTATCTCTTTTTCTTCGATAATTTTTTTTAAAGATATTAGAAAAATTTCGGCTGTTGCCTTTGCATCATCTACAGCTCTATGATGATTTTCAAGTGATATTCCAAGATATTTTGCAACCACATTAAGCTTAACCCTTTTTAAGTCTGTATATAAAAATCTACATAATGGTACAGTATCTAAAATTGTATTATTAAATTCTAACCCTAAATCCTTACAATTCTTTTTTATAAAACCTGTATCAAAAGAAGCATTATGCGCAACTACAACGCTATCTCCTACAAACTCTAAAAATTTTGGAAGTACAGTTGCAATAGTTTCAGCACTTTCAACCATTTCATCAGTTATACCAGTAAGT from Clostridium septicum includes these protein-coding regions:
- the rimP gene encoding ribosome maturation factor RimP — encoded protein: MKVDALIQTIDQLVRPIADELNYEIYHIEYVKENGEYYLRIYIDKDGGIALSDCEALSRRVSDVLDEKDPIATAYFLEVSSPGLNRGLFTDAHFEKQIGKEVLIRFTKSLDGRKNVKGVLKEVKEDVIIVEDKDLVTIPKDKIKSANLDGEI
- a CDS encoding PolC-type DNA polymerase III, with translation MSEEVIKKIKKDINKNESLEDKDIKIIRFQFLRKSNLLKVVLRGKESLAEDEEEQVKRAVKNNLNLDINIEILFYRDVSNISIKEIIDNHWIEVTESVIKKTPLSKVLLMKGVKEIKDSKVIIKTGYDTILEHAESKNVPKEIAKNIENIFGITVKVYLEYDKSLEIKEDNNEKIKKEAEVLKEIFSGRNISNEVSKAKKEPKQDKPKKTYEKREFKREPKTENNIIGRGISNEVISIAEIDETSGIVAILGEVFKTDIVETKTGKTILTFFITDYTSSITVKCFLKPQEKDDVLDQIKKGLYCKVRGEAIYDTYAREVVIMGRDIIKMKKSERMDGAEEKRVELHCHTTMSAMDGITSVGKIIEKAAKWGHPAIAITDHGVVQAFPDAQIAAKKNKIKVIYGVEGYLVNDGVPIAINEKGQNFDDTYVVFDIETTGFSAKNDRIIEIGAVKVKGKEIIDNFSVFIYPECKIPYKITELTGITDEMVESAETIATVLPKFLEFVGDSVVVAHNASFDTGFIKKNCKDLGLEFNNTILDTVPLCRFLYTDLKRVKLNVVAKYLGISLENHHRAVDDAKATAEIFLISLKKIIEEKEISDLKSLNKEFLSNIDIRKENTNHIIVLAKTQEGIKNLYKLVSESHIENFFKRPRSKKSRLMEMRDGLIIGSACEAGEVYKAVLAGKEDEEIKEIMNFYDYIEIQPVGNNSFLIEKGSVKDEDELRDLNKKIYYLAKECNKIVVATGDVHFLEPHDEAFRRIIMAGKGFGDADKQPPLYLKTTEEMLKEFSYLGEEIAKEVVVKNPQLIAESVEVLKPIPDETYPPKIEGADDDIRNMTMKKVHSIYGDPLPEVVQKRLDKELNSIISNGYAVLYLIAQKLVAKSLEDGYLVGSRGSVGSSFVATMSDITEVNGLPPHYVCPNCKKSEFFLDGSVSSGADLPDKVCPDCGTKYKKDGHDIPFETFLGFEGDKEPDIDLNFSGEYQGEVHKYTEVLFGKGFVFKAGTIGTVAEKTAYGYVRKYLDEREIRVSNAEIERLTIGCTGIKRTTGQHPGGIMVVPSDNEIYNFTPIQRPADDPTSDVTTTHFDYHSISGRLLKLDILGHDDPTVLRMLQDLTGLDPKTIPLNDEKVISLFTSPDALGVTKEELGCEVGSYGLPEFGTKFVRGMLVDTQPKSFADLVRISGLSHGTDVWLNNAQHFIKEGYTTLKDCISTRDDIMIYLMYAGVPPKMAFTIMESVRKGKGLTEEFEKTMKENNVPDWYIESCKRIKYMFPKGHAVAYVMMAVRIAYYKVYYPEAYYATYFTVRADDFDADLICKGASAVKARLDELYELGTKITVKDKGMITVLELSYELYVRGFKFLKVDLYESEAVKFKIEKDGIRPPINALQGVGENAAKSIVEARKNGEFISKEDLRLRSKVSKTVIETLTNHGCLDGMSETNQLSLF